GGGGCCTGCCACGCTGGCAGCGGGTGGCCTTCATGGCCCCCGTATCGCTGCCGCTCGTCGTGATAAAGGCGGGCAAGTCCACACTATCACTGCCCCTAATAGGCACCGTGGACCTCGGAGCCGCGTACCCCCTGGTAGCCGTGCCGGTGGGCGTGCTAGGCGCCGCTAACGCGTTCAACATGCTGGCAGGCTACAATGGGCTCGAGGCCGGCATGGGCCTGCTGCTAATGCTCTTCACCGCCGCCTATGCAGCCCTAAAGGGACTAGACCTAGTACTCCAGGCAGCCCTCGTCATGGCAGCAGCGCTGCTGGGGTTCCTACGGTACAACTGGTACCCCGCCCGCGTGTTCCCCGGCAACGCCTTCACCTACGGCGTCGGCGCATACTACGCCGCCCTGGTGATACTAGGCAACATGGAGAAGTTCGGCCTAGTCCTCTTCACCCTGTACTTCGTGAAGGCGCTACTATACTTTCGCGGCGTACTTCACGGCGTATGGAGGCCCGGCATAGAAGACTTCGGAGTACCCAGGCCCGACGGCAGCCTAGAGCCCCCGCTCCAAGGCGCCTATAGTCTCCAGCACCTCGCGATAAGACTGCTGAAGAGGACGAGAGGCCGTGCAACCGAGAAAGGAGTAGTACTAGTCATCCTCCTAGCACAAGCTGTGATAGGACTCGTAGCCCTCGTACTGGCTCTAGAAGGCCTCCTCTAAGGCCTTGCCGCAATGGGGGTTACGGCTGGACCGGTGTTCGCCTTAAATCCGTGAAAGTATAGCGCTCTAGCATCTAGGGTTACAATCTTCTGAGTTTCTAACTAACTTATAAAACTCTTAAAACCTTGCCAGCCAGCATCACGTTCTCCTCTTCTCTAGCTTCTTCATCTCCTCCGCTAGATCCTTCACCACCACCTGGAGCCTAAGGCCGCCACCCTAAGAACCATGACCAAAGGGTTCTCCAACAGCTTCATTCCATACCTGCAGTTCAGGACATAGAGCATTAGCGAAGACTGAGAGCATTCACTAGAGGCGATAATTCATGCAAAATATATTCCGCCGAAACAGTATCAACGGTAACGGGCTACTGACAGCCCGATTATCGTGCTAACTTGGGGTAATAAACTTAGAAAACGCCTGCATCCACATTATATTGCCGCCGTAGTATGCGGAGTAGCCGCAGCACTGAGTCTGCACTAGTATTTGTTGGCCAGCTCGCTGCTAGAGACCGTCTCTACATATCTTGATGCTCTATTTCTAAGCTCTCTGTCATCGGTTACGAGAATGTAACCGTTCTTCATCGCCACGTATAGATAGGAGGCATCGTACACCGTGAGGCCATCCCTAGCCGCTAACTCGAAGATACCTTTCTCCAGGCCCTTCACCGACAATACCTCTATAACATTGAATACGCTACTAATAACATCTACGAGTTCTAGTGCCGTTTCCTCGTCGATCCTTCCCAGCAGTTTGTACTCCTTCCATACAGCGTTCAGGGACTCGTAGAGCGCTAGCTCGATCGTAGCTCCTCTGGCGAGTGGTCTAACCCTACCCTTCTTAACCATGTTCACTAGGGCACTCGCGTCGAACAAGTACATCCCCGGCTACCTCTTTCCCCGGTCCTCGCGTATCAGCCTAGCAATCTCCTCGTCAGGTATATGAGAGACCTTGCTGCTCAGCGCTCTAGCCTTCGCCTCGATCTCCTCAAGCATGCGCTTCCTAACCTCCTCCTCTAGAGCCCTCCTAATTACTGGGCCGGGTTTAACCCCGTACCTATCGAGCAGCTCCTTCAACCTACGGGGGATCTTAGCAGAAACAGTGACATAGCCCACAAACCCCCACCCCGGGGTACCACCTACAGGTGAACCACGTATAAGGTCTACCCACTACCAGTCTACCGAGCGGCCGCCCCAGCTACAGGTCACGCGCCCGCCTAGCCATCATGACCCGGAGACAACACTCGTAGCTCGCTCAGAGCCTGAGGCGTAGCGGGGACAGGAGCTAGAGCTACAGGAATTTGCCGCTACACTTAATTCACTACATATAGATGCACAATTGAGTCGCCATCTCTCCTGAACTAGGCTACGACTTCCAGCACCTCTAACCAAGCATCGAAAGGGATCCGTGGGAGATACTAGAGAAAAGGCGGTAGGAAGCTCTTTACCGAAGACGTACTCCTAGCTCTACATGTAACATAATCTACACAGAGCCATAAACGGATAAAACGAGATATACAAGCTACTAGGCTACTAGCTGCTGGAAAGACCGGGTACAAAGAGCTCGCGCAGCAGCACAGCTGTTACCCCTGCTCCCACAGTCTCTTCCGCTCCTCGTACTCGTCCCGGGACATGATCGGACGGGCCGGGACACCAGCTACTACAGTCCCAGGAGGCACGTCTCTGGTCACCACGCTCCCGGCAGCTACCACAGCCCTCCGGCCAATCCGCACCCCGGGCAGTATGACCGCGTTCGCCCCGATAACCGCCCCGTCCTCGACCACAACACCCACGAGCCTCCGCGAGGGCGGGTACTTGTCGTTCGTGAACACCGCCCGGGGGCCAATGAACACCTCGTCGCCTATCACAGTGCCAGGTGGTATGTACACGCCAGTCTCTATGCGGACACCACGGCCCACACGGACACGACCATCGACCACAGTAGCCGTACCCACTATCGTGCCGTCACCTATCACCGTCTCCTCCCGGATCACTACATGGTGCCCCGTCTCCACGCGGTCACCAAGCTGCACACGTTCATACACCACAGCTCCACGGCGAAGTATACAGCCACGCCCGATCACAGAGCCCTCGCTAAGAGCATCCATCTCTTCCCAGAGACTACTGCCGGAACTACCACTGCCGGCCAGCTTCCGGAGCTTCGAGCGGACAGGATACCCTAGTACAACATTATCATCGATAAAGCTGCCCTCCCCCACCACACTGCTACCAAGCACG
The window above is part of the Pyrodictium delaneyi genome. Proteins encoded here:
- a CDS encoding MraY family glycosyltransferase yields the protein MALVYALASGLVAFALVLVIEPAWIRVARARGLVGQDMNKPGKVMVAEAGGIWAVVAAAFGLLALEALYTYLEGAPYRPAELYALVALLLLASLLGFIDDILGWKRGLPRWQRVAFMAPVSLPLVVIKAGKSTLSLPLIGTVDLGAAYPLVAVPVGVLGAANAFNMLAGYNGLEAGMGLLLMLFTAAYAALKGLDLVLQAALVMAAALLGFLRYNWYPARVFPGNAFTYGVGAYYAALVILGNMEKFGLVLFTLYFVKALLYFRGVLHGVWRPGIEDFGVPRPDGSLEPPLQGAYSLQHLAIRLLKRTRGRATEKGVVLVILLAQAVIGLVALVLALEGLL
- a CDS encoding type II toxin-antitoxin system VapC family toxin, translating into MYLFDASALVNMVKKGRVRPLARGATIELALYESLNAVWKEYKLLGRIDEETALELVDVISSVFNVIEVLSVKGLEKGIFELAARDGLTVYDASYLYVAMKNGYILVTDDRELRNRASRYVETVSSSELANKY
- a CDS encoding acyltransferase: MAGFVSRRARVEGLMAPSAVVLGSSVVGEGSFIDDNVVLGYPVRSKLRKLAGSGSSGSSLWEEMDALSEGSVIGRGCILRRGAVVYERVQLGDRVETGHHVVIREETVIGDGTIVGTATVVDGRVRVGRGVRIETGVYIPPGTVIGDEVFIGPRAVFTNDKYPPSRRLVGVVVEDGAVIGANAVILPGVRIGRRAVVAAGSVVTRDVPPGTVVAGVPARPIMSRDEYEERKRLWEQG